Part of the Sphingobacterium sp. LZ7M1 genome, ATTTCTCTATCTATTTTCAGCTTGGTTGGCAGCATATCTTGGACCTGACGGGTTATGACCATATTCTTTTTGTTCTCGTTTTATGTTGCAGTTATACGCTAAAAGATTGGAAGAAAATTCTTTGGCTGGTAACCGCATTTACGGTCGGCCATTCCATCACCTTGGCATTGGCAGCATTTAAGATCGTCAGGGTAGATACCGCCTGGGTGGAATTCTTGATTCCGGTGACCATTTTGGCCACTGCATTCTATAATTTGCCCAAAAGAAGAAAGCAGCGGAGCCCATATGTCCTTTATGCGATGACCCTATTCTTTGGACTGATCCACGGTCTTGGATTTTCAAATTACCTGCAATCGTTGTTGGGACAGGAAGCAAATATTGTACTGCCACTGCTGTCCTTCAATATAGGTTTGGAGTTTGGACAACTTATCATTGTCTTTTTTGTTATTCTGCTTTCGGAGTTGATGCTCAAGATTTTTGCGGTCAGCAACCGTGATTGGAGCTTCTTCCTCTCATCGGCCGTTATCGGAATCTCCTTTATTATGGCACTCGAACGTATTCCATTATGAAATTATATTCATCAATAATCAAAACCATCTGCCTTGCCCTTGTAGGTTCGGCAGGCATATATGCTGCCCAAGCGCAGATGCAGCATAACCCAGGTTCCAACCATGGGAACAAGTTTGAGCAACTGGGTAACCTGTTGACGGATCCAAATATCTTTCGAACGGCATCTGGTGCACCAGGGGCAATGTATTGGCAGCAGAAAGCCGATTATGTCATTGATGTAGAGATCGATGATGTCAATCGCGTGCTGAAAGGGTCTGAAACCATTACCTACACCAACAATTCTCCAGATCCATTGACCTATCTTTGGATTCAGCTAGATGAAAACGAGCATGCGGACAATGCCGAAAGTAAACGGTTTGACCAAAGTAGCTTAAGGGAGAAAATGTCAATAGGCGAACTGAAATCATTGGTTCCAGAGAAAAAAGGTTTTGGAGTCAATATCCATAAGGTGACCGATGGAGCCAATAAAGCGCTAAAATATACCATCAACTATACCATGATGCGTATTGATCTTCCCACAGTGTTGAAGCCTGGCGCTAAATTCGTGCTGAAGATTGATTGGGATTATAAGATCTCTGATCGTATGGTCGAAGGTGGTCGTGGTGGATTTGAGCATTTTGCTAAAGATGATAATAACCTATACACTATAGCACAATGGTTTCCACGTATGGCGGTCTATTCCGATTTTCAGGGATGGCAAAACAAACAGTTTACCGGAAGAGGGGAATTTGCGTTAGTTTTTGGTGACTATCAAGTAAATATCACGGTTCCAGCGGACCATGTGGTAGGAGCGACAGGAGAATGCCAAAACTATGCACAAGTATTGACCTCGACGCAATTGGCTAGATGGAAGCAGGCTCAGCAATCGAAAGAACCCGTTGAGATCGTTACATTAGAGGATGCTAACAAAGCCATTCAACAGAAATCCAGTGCCAAGAAAACTTGGGTTTATGAAGCCAAGAACGTTCGCGATTTTGCCTTTGTTACCTCTCGTCGCTTGATCTGGGATGCTTTGCGTGTGAATGAAGGTGTTCCGGGAAATCAACCAATGGCCATGTCCTATTATGGTCCTGAGGCTTACCCATTGTACCGTAAATATTCCACCAAAGTTGTTGCCCATACCTTAAAGACATATTCTAAATTCTCCATTCCATATCCTTATCCCGTAGCTATCTCTGTGGAAGCAGCAAATGGTATGGAATATCCGATGATCTGCTTCAATTATGGCCGTGCCGATGAGGATGGTACCTATACTGAAGCCGTAAAATATGGCATGATCGGTGTGATTATCCACGAAGTTGGACATAACTTCTTTCCAATGATCGTCAATTCGGATGAGCGCCAATGGACTTGGATGGATGAAGGACTGAATACGTTCCTTCAATATTTGACGGAACAAGAATGGGACAAGGATTTTCCTTCCCGTCGTGGACCGGCCTACAAGATCGTGGATTACATGAAGCTTCCAAAAGATCAGTTGGAACCTATCATGACCAATTCTGAAAATATCGTTCAATTTGGACCTAATGCATACGCTAAACCAGCGACAGCTCTAAATATATTGAGAGAAACAGTAATGGGGCGTGAGCTCTTTGACTATGCCTTTAAGGAATATGCAAGACGATGGGAGTTCAAGCACCCTACTCCGGCCGACTTCTTCCGGACCATGGAAGATGCTTCTGCCGTAGACCTTGATTGGTTCTGGAGAGGTTGGTTCTTTGGAACTGATCCGGTTGAGATTTCCTTAGATAATGTGACGCAATATAGAATGAGTGGAGCAGACCCTAAGAAAACGCAACAGGAGAAAAAAGAAGCATTTGATAAAGACCTGAACAGTATTACGCGTCAGCGAAACATGGAAGAGAATATGGCTTTCTTGGTCGATAAGGATACCTCTCTTCTGGATTTCTATAATAAATGGGATCGTTTTGCCGTGAAGCCAGCCGATGAAACCAGCTACCAAGATTTCTATAATAAGCTAACTGATAAAGAAAAAGATATCTTCAATGGTAAGACTACATTCTATGAGTTGAACTTCAGGAACAATGGTGGATTGGTCATGCCATTGATCATCGAATGGACCTTTACCGATGGAAGCAAAGAGATCGATCAAGTCCCTGCTTATATCTGGAGAATGGATGAAAATGAAGCAACGAAAGTATTTGCAAAGAGCAAGCAAGTTGCCTCCATTCAATTGGATCCGTATCGTGAAACTGCGGATATAGATGAGTCCAACAATGCATGGCCTAGAACTTCTCAACCTTCCAGGTTTGAGTTGTACCAGCAGAATGGACGGGCAGCTCGCGGTCAATCGGCCGAGAGCAATCCGATGAAGGAAGCTAAAAAGCAAAATAATAGATAGGTAATACTAAACTAAAAATATAAGGGGCAGTTCAAATTTTGAGCTGCCCTTGTGTTTTATTCTACAATTTTTTGACTATTTTATCCTGGTTTTGCTTTGGTCTTATTCGGGACACATTCCGAATTTTCCGAATATGGCTCGAACAAGGGTAAAGCTTGGTCAAGAGCTCGTGGTCTATGAACGCTTGATCTGGGAAAATTTCAGATGAGAGACAAGAGGGTTTAGATATCCTAAAACTATGGTCTGTCTGACTTCAGCCTGCTGAATACCAGAAGATCCCTAAATTGGAAATTGCCCATCCATTCCCCATTCCTTTTGGTTCCTTCCAGTTTAAAGCCTAGTCTTTTGGGAATATTGATGCTTTTTTCATTGCCTATGGCGCAGCAGATCTGTATGCGTTCTAATTTAAGCTCTTCAAAAAGCTCCTGGATCAGGGCTTCCACCGAGCGGGTCATGATCCCCTGGTTTTGGAAATCTTGGGATAGCCAATAGCCAATTTCCGTGTTTTTGTTCAATAAATCGGTTTCCTTGGTGCCGATCAAGCCAATCATTCGGTCATCGAAACAGATCTTATAGACATAGTCTTTTTTAAGCTTTCGGCTCAGCATTGCCATTTCAACAAAGCCCTTGCTGTCTTCTACTCTGTTGGTAAATTGGACGAAAGGGAGCCATTCTCCAAGATATTCCCTTTGGCTATTGATGATGTTGTACATTCGAATGGCATCACTCTCGACGATTGCTTTCAAGCTGATTTGAGGATCTATTTCGATGATTCTTTTCATGTTTGGGTCTTAGTCAGTATTTCTCTTAATGCAGCGGAAACTCGTTCTTGGTCTTTTTCGGAATTCAGATCTAGTCCGCAGAAGGTGCTTCCATTTGTTTTGGCGTGAAGAGCTAGGTAATATAAGCCTGCAGTTTGCAAGGCAAGGATGGCGCAGGTGTCGACATCGGAATTAGGGTGGCCCTTTTCGTATTTACGGATGAGTTCCGCGCCAATTTCTTCACGGCTATCTGCTAGTTTACGGAGGATTTCCTTGTTTTCAGAAAGCTCCCACTGCAGGATTCGCTGTAAGATCTCGTCGTTAAGAACAGCATTGAACTGTCCTTGCAAGAGAGCAAACATTTCATCATCCTGAATGATCTCCTGGCTCAATAATCGGGAAATAGTGGATTTGGCCTTGGTTTTCCAATAATCCCTCTTTTCGATGTATAGCTCCACCAAGTTGTCCAAGTTGTCAAAATAAGTATAGATCAATTTACGGTCGACTTTTGCTTCTGTGGCAATATTTGCAATGGTCAACCCAGGGTAACCATGTTTTTTTAAGACTTTTCCGACGGCATTGACGATTCTGTTCATCGTTCTTGCCTTTTCACGTACGGGTCCAGAGGTGATTTTTCTGGACTTCTGCTCAGGATTCGGAGCTTTTTTCATATCTGTTTAAAATAGTAGGATAAATTTAAGCATTATTCACAGCATAGGGAATAAAGTGAGTAATATCATTATTTATCAGGTTGCTTCTGCGGCTCTGTATCTTCCCTTATGATTTGGGCTTTGGCATATTGATTTAACGCTTTGTAGTGCCTATAAAGTATTCTCTTTTCTAGGCTTTTTGGGGCCAATACCTTAACACATTCCCCGAATCCCAATATCTCTCGCTCCAGCTCAAGATTCAGTATCACGTCTATCCGTATGGTAATGGAACCATCATCATGCCTTTTTTGGATCTGTTGGGAGCTGTGCAAAGGTTTGGTCTCTACATAGGGTGCATTGGCGGCGTTTACCTGTAGGATGACTTTCTGACCACGCTCCTTGGCAGACTTGGTAACACCTATGGTATCTGAAAAGTATCGATCGAAATCAACACCTTCATAAGGTTGAAACCCATTTTTGGCCATCATGTCAATTTCAGCCATCCGGTCCAGTGCCAAAGTAGTTAAGCTTGAATGGTGCTTTTTACAACAGATTAGAAACCATCGGTTTCTATACTCCTTTAAAAGATAGGGGCTGTATACTTCAACTGTGGGCTGTTTTGACTTGAAGGATTTGTATTTGATCAAAACAGGGTTTTCGTCCTTTATGGCTTGATAGAGTGGGGTAATCCATTTCAATCCCTTTAATAAAGGATTGGCTTCAAGCTGTACAATGGACTTGCCTTCTCCCTTAGAAGCGTACATCTGGCTCTCTAAACGGATAATCATATCGCTCATTTCCTCAAAAAATGTAAAGCCATTCAAATGTTTCAGGACATCGACGGCTTCTTTCATTTTTTCCATGTCCATGGAGGAAATAGGAGAGTTGCTAATGCTGTAATTCGGGTCATCGTAGCTATAATATCGACGGTCCTTCACAACTATAGGAGCATTATATCCGAGTTTATTGCTTCGCATCAACTGTATATCGCCTTGAATTGTCCTTTTACTGACACCACTATTGATCCCTTCCAACTCGTAAAGTGCATCCGAGACCTTTTCTATCAAGTCCTCCAAGGTCCATTTCCTATGGGTTTGTTGAAGGCATTGGTCGATGATTTTGTATCGAATAAGAGCAAGTTTGTTTGTAGACATGGATTTCCTTTCCTTTTTGAATAAAATAAAGATAGATAATTTAACATTACTACGCAAAGTATTTGCGTAGTAATGTCTTTTTGTAAATATGTTATAAAAATGTTGTTAAATTAATTAATTGATACACAGTATAATAAATGTATATTATTAAAATAATTTGAATAAAATTTTACTACGCATAAGTGTTGCGTAGTGCTGTATGCACCTTTGTAATGTCGGGTATGACAAATGTTCTTTGATTAAACAAGCGATAAGCTTTTTATACGATATATGTCCAACAGGATATATAATCTGTAGAGATCAAATCGTAATCCTGGTGTCCTGTTTCTGTATGGCAGGCTAGTGCTTTTCCAGTAGGATGAAGTATACTGATTATGAGATGGG contains:
- a CDS encoding HupE/UreJ family protein; amino-acid sequence: MSDFSIYFQLGWQHILDLTGYDHILFVLVLCCSYTLKDWKKILWLVTAFTVGHSITLALAAFKIVRVDTAWVEFLIPVTILATAFYNLPKRRKQRSPYVLYAMTLFFGLIHGLGFSNYLQSLLGQEANIVLPLLSFNIGLEFGQLIIVFFVILLSELMLKIFAVSNRDWSFFLSSAVIGISFIMALERIPL
- a CDS encoding M1 family metallopeptidase; translation: MKLYSSIIKTICLALVGSAGIYAAQAQMQHNPGSNHGNKFEQLGNLLTDPNIFRTASGAPGAMYWQQKADYVIDVEIDDVNRVLKGSETITYTNNSPDPLTYLWIQLDENEHADNAESKRFDQSSLREKMSIGELKSLVPEKKGFGVNIHKVTDGANKALKYTINYTMMRIDLPTVLKPGAKFVLKIDWDYKISDRMVEGGRGGFEHFAKDDNNLYTIAQWFPRMAVYSDFQGWQNKQFTGRGEFALVFGDYQVNITVPADHVVGATGECQNYAQVLTSTQLARWKQAQQSKEPVEIVTLEDANKAIQQKSSAKKTWVYEAKNVRDFAFVTSRRLIWDALRVNEGVPGNQPMAMSYYGPEAYPLYRKYSTKVVAHTLKTYSKFSIPYPYPVAISVEAANGMEYPMICFNYGRADEDGTYTEAVKYGMIGVIIHEVGHNFFPMIVNSDERQWTWMDEGLNTFLQYLTEQEWDKDFPSRRGPAYKIVDYMKLPKDQLEPIMTNSENIVQFGPNAYAKPATALNILRETVMGRELFDYAFKEYARRWEFKHPTPADFFRTMEDASAVDLDWFWRGWFFGTDPVEISLDNVTQYRMSGADPKKTQQEKKEAFDKDLNSITRQRNMEENMAFLVDKDTSLLDFYNKWDRFAVKPADETSYQDFYNKLTDKEKDIFNGKTTFYELNFRNNGGLVMPLIIEWTFTDGSKEIDQVPAYIWRMDENEATKVFAKSKQVASIQLDPYRETADIDESNNAWPRTSQPSRFELYQQNGRAARGQSAESNPMKEAKKQNNR
- a CDS encoding GNAT family N-acetyltransferase; translation: MKRIIEIDPQISLKAIVESDAIRMYNIINSQREYLGEWLPFVQFTNRVEDSKGFVEMAMLSRKLKKDYVYKICFDDRMIGLIGTKETDLLNKNTEIGYWLSQDFQNQGIMTRSVEALIQELFEELKLERIQICCAIGNEKSINIPKRLGFKLEGTKRNGEWMGNFQFRDLLVFSRLKSDRP
- a CDS encoding TetR/AcrR family transcriptional regulator — translated: MKKAPNPEQKSRKITSGPVREKARTMNRIVNAVGKVLKKHGYPGLTIANIATEAKVDRKLIYTYFDNLDNLVELYIEKRDYWKTKAKSTISRLLSQEIIQDDEMFALLQGQFNAVLNDEILQRILQWELSENKEILRKLADSREEIGAELIRKYEKGHPNSDVDTCAILALQTAGLYYLALHAKTNGSTFCGLDLNSEKDQERVSAALREILTKTQT
- a CDS encoding YafY family protein — protein: MSTNKLALIRYKIIDQCLQQTHRKWTLEDLIEKVSDALYELEGINSGVSKRTIQGDIQLMRSNKLGYNAPIVVKDRRYYSYDDPNYSISNSPISSMDMEKMKEAVDVLKHLNGFTFFEEMSDMIIRLESQMYASKGEGKSIVQLEANPLLKGLKWITPLYQAIKDENPVLIKYKSFKSKQPTVEVYSPYLLKEYRNRWFLICCKKHHSSLTTLALDRMAEIDMMAKNGFQPYEGVDFDRYFSDTIGVTKSAKERGQKVILQVNAANAPYVETKPLHSSQQIQKRHDDGSITIRIDVILNLELEREILGFGECVKVLAPKSLEKRILYRHYKALNQYAKAQIIREDTEPQKQPDK